DNA sequence from the Geobacter sp. AOG2 genome:
GATCACCTGCCGGTTTTGCACGAAAACCCGTACCTGCTCAAGCAGGATGGCCGTATAGCCGGGCACCACCATCTCCAGGTAGGTCGCCATGGTTGCCACCAACCGCTCCTCACCGATGATATGGGAAAGCACGGTCATGACGAGGATCGACATGGGCACCACCGATAGCAGGGTGTAGTAGGCGACGGCACCTGACAGCAGAAAGCCCTGGTTGCGCCGGAAATCCCGCATAACGGTAGCCATGAAACTAAAGAACCTGCCCGGTTTCCACGGACTGTCGTTTCGTTCATTCGTCATGGTTTTAGCGTTCACCTTCCGGTGGATCTGCCTCCTTTGTGGCTGCGTCCCACCATTCAGGCCGGTTTCGTTTGATCCAGACCGGGATGGCCAGCAGCAGGGCGACCAAGGCAAGTCCCAGGATTATCTGCTGCGTCAGGGAAACGCCCGTAAAGAACGTTTTTCCGTAGTAGTTGAGCAAAATGGTGCCGGGGGTCATACCCACCAGTGTCGTCAGGGCAAAGATTCTTAGCGACATGCCGGTCAGGCCGGCGCCGTAGCTGACCAGGGCGAAAGAGAAGACCGGTTCGAAGCGGGCGAACAGGACAATGTACGCCATCTGACGTTGTGGGTAACGGCCGTTGAAGGCCACCTCCCGGTGCAGGAGCCGGGTGATTGCCTCCCTGCCCAGAGCATGGGCCAGGAGAAAACAGGCAATGGCCCCGGCCTCGGAGCCGATGAGTGAGTAGATGGTGCCCCAGAATGGGCCAAAGATGACGCCACCGGCCACATCCAGGGGGGCGTTGGGGACAACGGTCAGCACGATGGCAACGGTTCTGAGGAGGATATAGGCCAGGGGCGCCAGAATCCCCATGCTCTTGATCCAGATTTCGAGCCATCTGGGGTCAAGCCATTCGGGCGGTAAATCCCGCAACACGAGGATGCAGAGAACGACCAGGAGGAGGGCGAGCAACACCGCCTTGAACAGACACGCCCTATCTTTGCCGCTTTTTTTCATGTTCTCTCACGGTTCCGTTTACGAGGAAAGTTCGGTGTTACCGATCGGTCTGTTAACGACGTTAGGCTTGCTTTGGTGCAACATCGTATGGAACGACGCCGTCACCACTTTTGCTTCCGCTCAAAGGCCAGGATCTCCGGCAGGTTGCGCAGGAAAGCCAGGATACTGTGAGGCGATTTCCAGATCATCTTCGTGTAGCCCCAGTGAATACGGGTGCGGTGATAGAAGCGGCGGATGAATTCGTTGTAGAGTTCCTCCAACTGATCCTTGGTCATCCCCGTGGGCACGAAGACGAAGTTCATGCAGTTCATCAACTCCCACTTCTCGTCGAACTCACCCTGCTCGCGGATGGTCTTGTAGATTGGAGCACCGGGGAAAGGGGTGAACTTGGTAACGTTGATCTCTTCCAGCGGCAGAGACAGAGCATAGTCGATGGTACGACGGATGGCGGTTTCGTCCTCCCCCGGCAGGCCGATCATGAAGAGTCCTTTGACCCGCATGCCCGCCTTCTTGACCATCTGCAGCTTCATGCCCACCTCATCAAGCCCGTAAAATTTGCGATGCTTCCTGAGCACCTCCGGGTCGCCGGATTCGATGCCGAAGTTGACCTGCCAGCAACCGGAACGTTTGAGCAGCGACAGCAGTTCCGCATCCACATGCTCCAACCGGGCAATGCAATTGTAAGTAACGTTCAGCCTTTTTTTTGCTTTCAGGTCGCAGAATTCCGCTACCCGTTTGCGGTCGAAGGTGAACAGGTCGTCGTAGAAAAAGACATGGCGGATGCCGTAGTTGCGGTTGAGCATAGCTACGTGTTCGACGATGTACTCGGGCGAATTGAAGCGGAATCCGCGGGAGAATACCGAACGGTCGCAGTAGGAACAGGCATAGGGGCAGCCACGACTGGAGATGATACTCGTGTTGGGGGCTGTGGGAAAGCTGAACAGCGGCAGGGTGTAGCGTTTGGGGAAACCGGGCAGCAGGTGATAGGCGGGAAACGGGAGATCGTCCAGATTGGCGATCAGTTCGCGTGGGGCTGTAGCCACACCCCTGCCGTCGCGGCGGAAGGCGATGCCGGGCAGGGACTCCGCCCCCATGAAGCCGGCCTGGGCCAGCTCCAGCATGGTCTGCTCCCCCTCGCCGATCACCAGGAAGTCGATAGCAGGGAAGCCGTCCAGGAGCGGCGCACCCATGGTGCAGGGGTGCGCACCGCCAAAAACCGTGACGATCCCGGCATCCCGCTCCTTAACGGCGCTGGCGATGCGATATCCTTCATGGAATGCCGAGGTTGTGGTGGAAAACCCCACGGCGTCGGGCTTGCGGCGGATGACTTCGTCGGCCAGATCGTCAACCTCCATGGGCGTGGCATAGCAGTCGATGATCTCGACCTCTATGCCGTGGCGCTCAAGCCAGGCGGCAATGCTCATGATCCCCAGGGGGGGCATGATATTGAAAATGGTGGTGATATCCTGCACGCCCGGCATGAAGTTGCTGCCGTGGGGATGGAC
Encoded proteins:
- a CDS encoding TVP38/TMEM64 family protein; the encoded protein is MKKSGKDRACLFKAVLLALLLVVLCILVLRDLPPEWLDPRWLEIWIKSMGILAPLAYILLRTVAIVLTVVPNAPLDVAGGVIFGPFWGTIYSLIGSEAGAIACFLLAHALGREAITRLLHREVAFNGRYPQRQMAYIVLFARFEPVFSFALVSYGAGLTGMSLRIFALTTLVGMTPGTILLNYYGKTFFTGVSLTQQIILGLALVALLLAIPVWIKRNRPEWWDAATKEADPPEGER
- a CDS encoding B12-binding domain-containing radical SAM protein, producing the protein MKVLFVHPHGSNFMPGVQDITTIFNIMPPLGIMSIAAWLERHGIEVEIIDCYATPMEVDDLADEVIRRKPDAVGFSTTTSAFHEGYRIASAVKERDAGIVTVFGGAHPCTMGAPLLDGFPAIDFLVIGEGEQTMLELAQAGFMGAESLPGIAFRRDGRGVATAPRELIANLDDLPFPAYHLLPGFPKRYTLPLFSFPTAPNTSIISSRGCPYACSYCDRSVFSRGFRFNSPEYIVEHVAMLNRNYGIRHVFFYDDLFTFDRKRVAEFCDLKAKKRLNVTYNCIARLEHVDAELLSLLKRSGCWQVNFGIESGDPEVLRKHRKFYGLDEVGMKLQMVKKAGMRVKGLFMIGLPGEDETAIRRTIDYALSLPLEEINVTKFTPFPGAPIYKTIREQGEFDEKWELMNCMNFVFVPTGMTKDQLEELYNEFIRRFYHRTRIHWGYTKMIWKSPHSILAFLRNLPEILAFERKQKW